GCCTGGGCCCGCAAGGACGCCGGTGACGTGTCCGGCGCCCGGCGGGACGCGCAGCGCATCCTCGCGGACAGCCCTTCCCCGGAAGACCGCGAACGCGCGGAAGACCTGCTGCGGGCCACCCAGACGCCCCGCGCCCTCTACGGATACGCGCTCCTGGGCGCCGTCATCCTGGCGGTGCTGCTGGGGCTCGCCCTGACCCGCTATTCCTGACGGCCACAGCCGCTAGGATGGCGCGCCATGGAAGGTTTCCTCCAGGCGCTCAAGTCGTACCAGACCTTCAACCCCTCCGGCTGGGTGGGCATCTACCGGCTGCTGCCCATGTGGGTGGGCGTC
The sequence above is drawn from the Corallococcus sp. NCRR genome and encodes:
- a CDS encoding molecular chaperone DnaJ; protein product: MAKGGQTPPEPGSEHVRAAWARKDAGDVSGARRDAQRILADSPSPEDRERAEDLLRATQTPRALYGYALLGAVILAVLLGLALTRYS